GGGAACAGCATCTCCCCCTAGGGACCTCAGCTCTCTATTGCAGCTTGACTCTTCAGGTTCAAATATTGATCTGTATGTTATTGGGTAGGTATTTTATTTTATCAGCACTTCTACTATACTGATGATGGCCAAGGTgaaaagttttattatttttcattgactttttttGTAGTTTTCTGTAATTATTTGTAGAACTGAATAATATCTGTGTATTATGCTAGGGCTACACTGTGTATAggattttcagtgctgattctgcttgGCTGGTGCCATCAGCTATTGTTTTATGAAATCATGTCTTTGTATGTGCTTTCAACACAGAATCACACTGAAAATGTACAGTGCATCCACCAAGTGTGTATATGGCCTTATCCAGTGTATACGGCTGCTGGAAAAAATATACTGCAAAGAGGATTTTTTTTGAAAGTGgttaatttttttaattgtagATGAATTACAGCCCTAAACCGGCCTTTATCAGGCTTTATGCACATGACCGTGTCCTTTTCAGTGTTCTAGCCATGTATTTGACTACAAGCACACCGACCCATTTGTCTCTGTTGCCCCATGTACACACCTTTGTACAGTCATGGGCCCATGCTTGTAGCAATGAACCCAgggaaaaactcaggacaggcATAATGTCATCTATGTGCTGTTTGTGCCATTTTACTATGGTTGggtcgtgtgcatgtagcccAAGGGGAAGCTGGCAGAATTTCTTCAAGGGATCACCGTTTAGAAAACTGCTTGTCTCCATGATCACTTTGTATTAAATATCTCATCCTCACCCCTAATATTTTTAGGCTATTATtgccatgctgccttgtgtgactTGTTTCTAAGACTTGGGTTGAAActtcattttatatatttatttttctcattCATACTTGTCCGCTGCGTCTTTTATATTTCACCAGGGTTATCAAATATTACACAACTAAATCTGTATGTGTTTCAGGTTACAGGAAGTCAATTCCAAAATCGTAAATTTTCTGTCAGATTTGGCTTTTGATGACCCCTGGAGTCTATTTCTTATGGATGTTTTGGCTCCTCTTGGCTATATCAAGGTAACTGtatatttttgcattattttcaCATTGCTTTGAGCTCAAATATTGCGCACATTCTGGAATAGGAGGAAGTGATTGACAGCAATTGCTGAATTAAAAAAATACGTATTACAAGaaatgtctgtttaaaaaaaaccacCGCCACAAGAAtacataaatattattattattattattatttattttacaagCCTGAAGAagaccccatagaaatgcatctcAAGGAATCCTAATAGCGTGTTGACACATTCAGGATTTAAAGGCGATTTTCATACCTAAATCCTGATAGAATTTATTGTCCTACGtgcatataattttatttatataaaaaaaaaactgcagaataaTGACCGTACAATAGATAAAATCCGCAGTATGTGCAGTATTGAATTACAGCGCTTCAGGTTTATGTTTAGATCTGCTTTCCCGTCTGCATAAGAATCAATGTTTAATCTCTATTTTTTCTGGAAAACGTAGCAGATTTGCCTGTGGCCATATTCACACTGTGTTCAACACATTTGGTGTTTGCATTGAGATTTCTGGGGGATGCATAGTGTGATGTATAGAATGcatagtgtgaatacagcctcagTATATGAGTCCTAGAATGGCGGTACAGATGCACAGCTGTATACATCCTGCTTCTTCTTCCGCTTGCACTGAATATACCTCTTCATTTTCCCTCCTAGCTATCATCTATTCGCATGCaaggtctcctcctgctgacattTGTAAAGCACAAGCACATTCCTTTTATACAGGACATTCGTACCAATTACATTCGCACTGGGCTCTATGGCTATTGGGTGAGTACTGAAGAGACTGTAtcatgggatctgctttatatattGATATAGTTGATATATTAATGGATGTAAGTCCCTTAAGGTGACAAACTATGTACTAAACTGTACTTTGGGGTTTCCATTATGGTATTGGTAAGATTACTGCAGCCTGCAGCACTAATTGGAACTTCAATGGACCCCAGTAAAATCAGTAGACGTTAGTTTGTTGGACGTACCCATGGAGGATGGTAGTGCCCAGTTCATTCATATATTTGTAGATGGAATAATAGGATTTTTGGCTCATATAGATTCCACGTGGAACAACTAAGTATTAGCTCAATTTATTGACAATAGGGGTAATGGTTATACAGATCTGATTAAGCTGACCTGTAATATATGATCTAGTAATTGACTGCCATTATATTCATAATtaccagggcaacaaaggaggcGTGACGATACGCATGTCTGTGTATGGACACATGTTGTGCTTCGTGAACTGCCATTTGCCTGctcacatggaaaacacaaacCAGAGGCTGGATGACTTTGAGAGGATGCTTGAGGCACAACAGTTTGATGGTGAAAGTATTGGCAGCATTTTGGATCATGAGTAAGTTAATACATTGAATTTTCCAGCAGATGGCTATTGCTGAAGCCTCTGACTGTCCCCCAATTAAAATACACCAGAGTATCCCCCAAAATGTCTTACGTTAGTATACCTTACCTCTCAACAAACTTTGCACAAATGAATTGTACTTTGTGTTGTGAGAAATAGCACTAGATCTGACCATTATAGTGCAGTTTGTGGCAGTTTTCCCCACTTCAGTTACTATCTCTAAttctcagttctccctgagctggttggTGGAGATGAGCTGCTATTATGTCTGTCATAGACAACACtgggaacttaaaggggttgtccactttcataccaatattgagagacaaatgttatggtttgtataataaaaagttgtacaattttccaatatactttctgtatcaattccttgggttttctagatctctgcttgttgtcattcattctgttacttctagtggataaaattctgaccatggtcatgtgatttccgatccatggtcatgtgatgaggacacaggtgctgctcattatacgcacagcacagtaatcagacatctgcctggtaatgagctgtgcacctgtgtgctcatcacatgaccatggaccgtaaatcacatgaccatggtcagagttttatccactagaagtaacagaatgaatgacagcaagccgaaatctagaaaaccatgaggaagtgatacagaaagtatattggaaaattttacagctttttattatacaaaccataacatttgtctctcaatattggtctgaaagtggacaacccctttaagacaagagATTCTTCTCCCTAACTCTCTATTACTCGGTACCTGCAGCGGGGTGATGTAAGATAttacagagaagtactgacctgtattCATATGaataaggggacgttcacactagcatctgtgtctgacagctagtgtccgctgctagtgtccgttcaaaatcttgtgtagacattagcagcggacactagctgtgtccgtgacattttgcattgatttaaatggacatcgggtgcgttcttttactgtctgtgtctgtctttaagtgtccgttcccaaagatgtccgacttttcaagcagacagaaaaaacctacatgtcgggttttgctgtccgcttgaaaagtcggacatctttgggaacggacagttaaggacaggcacggacagtaaaagaatgcacccgatgtccatttaaatcaatgcaaaatgtcacggacacagctaatgtctgaggctaatgtccgcacaagattttgaacggacattagcagcggacactagctgtcggacaccgatggtagtgtgaacgctccctaaagtACTAAGCTTTCTGTTCTGAGACCATTTAAAGAAACAGTAGTCCTGCTTAAACAAACTCTAAAATAATGTGACTGTGTATGCATCTTATAACCCTcctaaataaaaaatgtttcttGTCTTCTACCACACAGTGTTGTGTTCTGGTTTGGAGACCTCAACTTTCGGATTGCAGACTTCGGAATACACTTTATTAGAGAAGTTGTAAATAGCAATAGATATAATCTACTATGGGAAAAGGATCAGGTAATCCAGCTCAACCTCCTTAATAGGGGGTATTCTTTTTCTAGACAGTTATGTTATATTCACAGAAATGAATATCCCTATCTCTACAAAGGCGGGCTCCATCCCTGCCTGTAGAAAAGTCTGTGCacaatttgctgcatttttcactcCACACATGGCaaacgttaaagaggacctttcaccgatttgggcacaggcagttctatatactgctggaaagctgacagtgcgctgaattcagtgaactgttggctttcccgatctgtgcaccgggtaaagagctattggtcctggtaccgtagctcttaacagttagaagggcattcctggcagtctgtcaggtacgtccttctccacagcagcgcttatagcgctgtacagtgtgagcggggaggaacgcccccctccctctgctcacagtgctcgtctatagacgagtattatcaggaggagggggggggcattcctccccggtctcagagcacagcactattggcgctgcttgtacagaaggaacgcccttctgactgtaaagagctacggtactgggactgatatctcttcacccggggcacagatcgggaaagccgacagtgcgttgaattcagcgcactgtcagctttccagcattatatagagctgcctgtgcccaaatcggtgaaagctcctctttaaatatCACTATGAAACTccataaattgacatgctgctgacTTTACTCCATAGGTCAGTTTCAGTTGTGGTTTTACCTGGGTATGTGTAGGTGAGATTTATTTGCTTCTTATCCACTTTACTACTACTTTAACGACTTGATATGCTGTGCATTCACTATATACGTCTAGGCAGTCAGTAGTTAACTCTGCAAGTAAGTATTGTAAGTCCTTGCAGAGTTAGCAACTGCACAAGATCGGAGCGAGGAGCTGGCTGTTAGTGACAGATGGTCTTTGCTGTCTTTGTCttcctgagcactgtatacacgcaACTCCTTCTGTAAGGGAGGAGCAGTTACAGATATGTTCCCACTTCGGTGGAGCACTTAAGTAAAGGTGGAGAACTAGAAACTACAACAAAGTAGTGGAACATCACATGAGGAAGATCATTTAGAAAATATTCAAGGAAATGAAGTACATTTACAGGATCCATGCATAGAGATTGCAAAAAATGCTGGAGAGTCGCACAACTTTCCAAATGCACTACATCTAATGTACCATGCACAGTACATTGTATTTGTGGTATATTTCAGTCTGCTACAATGTTGATACATGATGATCCAGATAAATCTTTTAATATGCCTGGATATACACCacttattttatttatacagAGATTTTTATGTTCTATATTTATCTTTCTAATATTACCCTTAGGGTCAGTACTTTACTATTGTTATCAGTGTTGTGGACGTAGGGGTTGTGCATATTGTGTAAACCAGTGTGTAGGACACAGTGGAGAAGATAATTGATTGCTCATTTTTAATCAGGCTTATTTTTATGCGTTTTTAGTTAAACATTGCTAAGAAGAAAGAACGATTTCTCCAAGGTtttatggaggggccactgaagTTCAAGCCAACATACAAATTTGACCTGAACTCCGATGTATATGATACAAGGTAACATTATCTGCGGACTAGAAAGTTAAAAACGAAAAagtatacatacacagtatagagCTACAGATCAGCCGCTGCTTGGTAAAGGGCATGTTCTGTTACAAGGGTGTTCCAGTTCTTTTTTATTAACCCACTTCAAAGGCAATAGTGTCTGTTTAGGTACCTGATCATTATTGATATTGTAACCCCAGATGATCGCATCAACAGTGATGCCTCAGTTGaagcttaggatagatcatccatGTCAGTTTGGTGTGGGTTTGACACTTGGCAACCCTACCAGTCAGCTGAAAAATTCAACtctgtatgcaaattaactgTTTGGTGCATATAGGGGCGGAGCCATCCATCCTGGAGCACCCATTTTGTTTTGTCTTGACACCCAGAACCGTCCCCAAAACAGAAAGTCTGACTTGTCGCTTTAACTAGCTTTCCATGGGACAACAAAAGAAGATGGTGCTCCAGAAGATGTGGCCTTGAGTGTATAAAACAGCATACTTGTATATGGAATAACTGAGCCTCTCAGAAACATTAGGTAAAGGTACGTTCACCACATCACTAACCAACCACATAGAaatagcttcaaagcagatttggTGTGGTAGACTCCCCTTAAAGGGTATGTCCAGTTTAGAAAGCCCCTTTTGATCTAATCTTTTTGGGAATTCTGAGTTAATAGAATATTGGGGTCTCTTGTTAGGACACTCAACTCTTGGCCAAAATGGAGAACAGTTAGATAGTCCTGCATTACGTTGACAAGTAGTTGATTTTATTGAGAACCGTGAATTGGTTAAAGGGGCTTTGCAGGAGAAGACAGTGTCTATATGCCTGGAATTAAGAGTGGGAACGAAGACGTTGCCAGACTCCTTGAGCAGTGGCTTATTTCCCTGAGAACAAAATGGGCATATAAAATCCACCTGCCTGATCCTCATCTTCCCTGACACCTGATATCAAGGGAAATTCAGAAAATTCTCATGTACATCACATAGTTGACAAGTCTAATTGGAAATCACAGTTTTAGTTACAACAAAAATATGAAGACTGCAAGGTCTACAAAAGGGAACACAGGTATTAATTATAAAAGTATAGTCAAACTTTTTCACTTAAAATTAGTAAAATTTGTGTTTATTTCCATTTAGCAAATGCaacttatgattattattattgtatattattaaaaataaaagaaatagacTTACCTTAAATCAGGATTAAAAGTGTAGAGGAAGATTTCTTGGAGAACCCGATTACCTGATCTTCACCCACTGGAATGTCCTGAAAGGGGTCATGCAGTAcctcgaaaacatggctgcttttttcttctCAGTTAGTACTAACAGATATCATGTCTGTTTGtcatatggccatgctgcagttcagtctcgttcatttcaatgggacagagATGTTGCATTGCCGTGTGACCGATGGATGTGATgatacttcctgagaagaagaaagcaaccatgttttcaaagtcctgcacaacccctttaataataagttAGAGACCTACTTCCCTCTTCACACAACCCCTTCCCCTTTTTTTCTTGTTACACTTTTGTGGCCATGGCTTGTTGTCATTGTtaaaattataattttatataactGTTGATAATTGATAGTTGATAATTATCAAATGGTTTAATAAAACAGTTATATAAAAATTGTGCCACATGGCTAAAGCCTGAAGAGCTTCATATAGTTTTACCAGTCATCTGCTTATGGTGCTGGATGTAAAGGATTTGACTGCATTGTCTACTCTGATATTCGATATGTACTGACTAATATGCTTCACTTTTAGATGGAAGAAGTCACTATTGGGATTTAAGTAAGAGGAAATCCTTTGCATCCCTGACTAAAACTAGTTGTAGATTGTACTAATATAAAACAATCAGAAGTTTACTGACACGTGCTCGCTGCCACTTCCCATGCGTTTACTTGTGTTGATTGTAGATGTATCTAGTATTGTCCTTGATTTATTGCACATTTATGTCTTTGTGTCTCAAGGCATTCATTTTACTAAAAATCCATTTTAAGAGAATGTATCTTGGATATTTAAAGTGAATAATTTTACGTTGGCATTATTGTTTGTAGCTTTCGTTCACAATGCAATCCACAGACACTACCATGAAAAGAAGAGGCAGTTGTTGTATTGTATCCACTTGTATTttacagcccctttaataatagttTTGGCTAGTGCTAGTAAGATTCATCAGGATTGCCCAcataatatgtatataaaatattactTTATTATCCAAGAGGCATTCTCTTATCCGAAATGAACCACCTTTACCTGTTAAATGTATATTGCTTTGGATGATATTATAAACTATGCAAATACAATGATCAAGGCATGCAGCATTCATTgtaaaaaatatatgcaaaaataaaaaaaaaagcgtgtATCTAATAGTCTCTGGCCTGCCAGCTGTACAGTGCATTTATTGCTAGCCACATGTCGTACAGCTTCCCAGCATGACTATTGCCTTATAAGCGCTGAATATTGGAGAAGTGTAACGTTTGTACATCTGATGATTCTTTATCCTCCAGTCCTCCATAAACCGCTCATTAGCCATGTAATATTCTATACACATTCTGTAGTAGTATATGTAATGAATATATGAGCGGATTAGATatatggaaataaaataaaacctccttggtggaaaagaggaacgTACGCTAATCCAATCTCTTGGAAGGTAacgccctatagatcaatgccctAATAGCATATTCTGTGAATAATAGCCAAGTTAACTGGAGGTCATACAAGTTTCCCTTTTCTACCAAAGCGGTCTTATTTGTATATTTCtgacccagaattcttagcaggccatgcatggtctaataagtccctgtaccatCTCTATTTAATGAGACATAGTTCCCCTTCTGCTTAGATAGAAGCAGATGATATTTTTGATATCTGCttattgtatgttttttattGAAATATCTGTTGACTTTATAGATGCAGCAGGATTCACATATCAGTCAACTCTTTACCTCATCTGTACATTGTGCATTTATATATCATTCAGAAAGCTTTCCATTTACCATCGTAGGTCTGCTCTAATGTCACTATATAGtaatattaaagggaatctgtcagtcaTAGGTCTGGGGACATACTGGGCAGACCTTtagacctgaaaacggagatgATCAAGGCTCTGTAACACGCTCATTGTGCTTGGagtattttacatattttgaagaatgtttgtttattttctcATCAAACATCAATGTGAAGCCATAAAAGTAAGATGGTATTCTATTAAGGGTGCGCCAAAAGGTACTGGGGCAGGTAAGGAGTTCTCTTACACTGTTTTCCCTTGTGAAATAGTGTCTCGGTTACTGAGCTCTCATAGTTTTGTCAATATGACCATTTGCACTTTTGGAGCAATTAGGGCATTACCACTTGCGTCTTTGGAGCAACAGTAACACCCTCGTAGCTCCAAAGCTGTCAGTTGCATATGGACAAACAGTTATcactcagcaacagaggcaacgCTTCACGAGGGGAAAATACCTGTAAGGATGGGATCACCTGGATCAATCTGTCTACTGGCTGGATTTGTATCTATATCCTGGTACtggtgataaactccctttaaaaacATCTTTGGAAAATGAGAAAAGTTTAAATGACTGTTCATAGGTGAAGAATAGAGGTAGTAGCAATGGTGGGAGGTAGTGCACATTTGAGGCTAGAATTCTTCACAATGGCAATACTGACTCCATGGACAAATCCTAATgatcatattaatgtgactgaCATCCCAGTACAtaaatgtagtacaggtagatatGGTAGAATGCAGAATTTGTTAGAACTTGGCTGATTCCTCAAATAACCGGCGTAATATTGCAATATTTtctagtggaaaaaaacgcaaGCCGGCTTGGACAGATCGCATTCTTTGGAAAATAAAGGAGGATTCAGAAAGTGAACTGGACGAAGCTGCAGGGTCAGATTTTGAGCATATCCTAAAAGTTCATTTAGAAAAGTATGCAAGTCACATGAGTTATGGAATCAGTGATCACAAGCCAGTAACTGGAAACTTCATATTACAGGTACATACCTTATATATTGTATAACATATGATGCTCATAATATTTCTGTAATCTTTGATTTTACTTCAGAAACTTCCATCTAAGGTTGTTTTTATGCTataataaatttttaaaaatggaGGATATTGGAACCTTGCTGGTCAATCTGTTGCCATGTGGCTATTTTGTGGGACAGGTGGCCATGACACTGCAAAGAATGTCATGCATCAGCCAGACATAGCCAAGGACTACTATTAAGTTGCAAAATAACTCTCTAAAATAGATGGATACTCCAAGGATCTGTTCTCTACTACTTACGCATTTTAATTTATAATATTTCTTGTAGATAAAGCCTCTAATCCTTGAACCTTCAGTTTCTCTGAGAGCAGAGGGAGAATGGAACGCCGACCACGACTCTCTCATCAGCTATTCTGTGAGCAAGGATTTTCCCAGCAGTACCTGGGACTGGATTGGGCTCTACAGGGTATGTAATGGTTAATGCTCTTTTGTAAATTCAGATTATATTTGGATCATTTGACATCTGTGACCTGTAAAGGTTCAAGCAATACTTCTAGCATGAAAAGCAATGCAAGTAGTTCTGTATGAGGTTTGCTGAATGGGATACCTGGACACAGTTTATTCCTGGAAAGTCAGGAACTGGCGAGAGGTGCACCTGAATTATCAAGAGTCTTTGGCCTTTTAGAGTCAGGCACACTCTTgtgcaccagaattgaaatctacactAGAAACTGGTATAGATTTGGTGTAACTCGCACCAGTTTTGTTATAACTCGTATTTCTAATTATTACAACCTGCTAATCATGAGAAAGCATATAACATGTCTCTTGCTATTTATGGCATTACTGCAACATTACTATGATCAAACTGGCAGCCCATTAAGTTATTGAGTCTGACCGCCTAGTGCAAAAGGGTCTGGTGCTTTGTTTCTTTTTAGCTCTTC
This sequence is a window from Leptodactylus fuscus isolate aLepFus1 chromosome 2, aLepFus1.hap2, whole genome shotgun sequence. Protein-coding genes within it:
- the INPP5K gene encoding inositol polyphosphate 5-phosphatase K isoform X3, which gives rise to MDPDNLSLEALTLDPNKLNLRLQIITWNVGTASPPRDLSSLLQLDSSGSNIDLYVIGLQEVNSKIVNFLSDLAFDDPWSLFLMDVLAPLGYIKLSSIRMQGLLLLTFVKHKHIPFIQDIRTNYIRTGLYGYWGNKGGVTIRMSVYGHMLCFVNCHLPAHMENTNQRLDDFERMLEAQQFDGESIGSILDHDVVFWFGDLNFRIADFGIHFIREVVNSNRYNLLWEKDQLNIAKKKERFLQGFMEGPLKFKPTYKFDLNSDVYDTRWKKSLLGFNGKKRKPAWTDRILWKIKEDSESELDEAAGSDFEHILKVHLEKYASHMSYGISDHKPVTGNFILQIKPLILEPSVSLRAEGEWNADHDSLISYSVSKDFPSSTWDWIGLYRVGFRHTNDYVTYAWVKDDEISFSKDCNQVYINADEIPLDGGEFLLGYFCHNLQCLAGVSEPFQIQPGRTLSAKDGTEEVDDSTKSDMFMGAGF
- the INPP5K gene encoding inositol polyphosphate 5-phosphatase K isoform X2, whose amino-acid sequence is MERHSQDSPDMDFFSVPSTEARVRSDSLGSTGSCGKFALRQKVAQLMTCMEDVSSDDDLHEELSRSIDQAFLICGKMIPPKMMDFRLQIITWNVGTASPPRDLSSLLQLDSSGSNIDLYVIGLQEVNSKIVNFLSDLAFDDPWSLFLMDVLAPLGYIKLSSIRMQGLLLLTFVKHKHIPFIQDIRTNYIRTGLYGYWGNKGGVTIRMSVYGHMLCFVNCHLPAHMENTNQRLDDFERMLEAQQFDGESIGSILDHDVVFWFGDLNFRIADFGIHFIREVVNSNRYNLLWEKDQLNIAKKKERFLQGFMEGPLKFKPTYKFDLNSDVYDTSGKKRKPAWTDRILWKIKEDSESELDEAAGSDFEHILKVHLEKYASHMSYGISDHKPVTGNFILQIKPLILEPSVSLRAEGEWNADHDSLISYSVSKDFPSSTWDWIGLYRVGFRHTNDYVTYAWVKDDEISFSKDCNQVYINADEIPLDGGEFLLGYFCHNLQCLAGVSEPFQIQPGRTLSAKDGTEEVDDSTKSDMFMGAGF
- the INPP5K gene encoding inositol polyphosphate 5-phosphatase K isoform X1, giving the protein MERHSQDSPDMDFFSVPSTEARVRSDSLGSTGSCGKFALRQKVAQLMTCMEDVSSDDDLHEELSRSIDQAFLICGKMIPPKMMDFRLQIITWNVGTASPPRDLSSLLQLDSSGSNIDLYVIGLQEVNSKIVNFLSDLAFDDPWSLFLMDVLAPLGYIKLSSIRMQGLLLLTFVKHKHIPFIQDIRTNYIRTGLYGYWGNKGGVTIRMSVYGHMLCFVNCHLPAHMENTNQRLDDFERMLEAQQFDGESIGSILDHDVVFWFGDLNFRIADFGIHFIREVVNSNRYNLLWEKDQLNIAKKKERFLQGFMEGPLKFKPTYKFDLNSDVYDTRWKKSLLGFNGKKRKPAWTDRILWKIKEDSESELDEAAGSDFEHILKVHLEKYASHMSYGISDHKPVTGNFILQIKPLILEPSVSLRAEGEWNADHDSLISYSVSKDFPSSTWDWIGLYRVGFRHTNDYVTYAWVKDDEISFSKDCNQVYINADEIPLDGGEFLLGYFCHNLQCLAGVSEPFQIQPGRTLSAKDGTEEVDDSTKSDMFMGAGF